Proteins encoded together in one Oxalobacteraceae sp. CFBP 8761 window:
- a CDS encoding two-component sensor histidine kinase has protein sequence MFSFAGVIVSVAIIGVLWMFYEAKVTQRTRTFSENKAHTLNILSHLVDSGARPERMLPALAAIEVNRERMFRELDYHSRVRVRVWLDGRLLYNSMPELPDVLPEVAARGAYGWVRWTAHDAANRIVVERRHEVDDEWMLTIWGVSFLLSSTFFSLPLLLIPAWLIVGIGLRPLRSIASSIAQRTDADLTPLPDSKYKELSPLVVAINGLMHRLSQRIEHEHEFLTDAAHELKTPLAAIQINAHVLMSRAGAEMAERCAEPAAGLRSGVARATHTVHQLLALERARAEPQVAQACPLTNVADFVRERVATAAHLAVQRNIEIEFDAAPDAGGVLPLHLESMASAVDNLISNAIKYSPTDGRITVHLTRAAHGYRLAICDGGPGIAPDLRDKVFERFYRVPGQEQLGSGLGLAIAERGAARNGGTISLEAGEHGRGVCATITFTGAVG, from the coding sequence ATGTTCAGCTTTGCCGGCGTAATCGTCAGCGTCGCGATCATCGGCGTGCTGTGGATGTTCTACGAAGCCAAGGTCACGCAGCGCACGCGCACCTTCAGCGAAAACAAGGCGCACACGCTCAACATCCTGTCGCACCTGGTGGACTCCGGCGCGCGGCCCGAGCGCATGCTGCCAGCCCTCGCTGCGATCGAGGTGAACCGCGAGCGCATGTTCAGGGAGCTCGATTACCACTCGCGCGTGCGCGTGCGCGTCTGGCTCGATGGCCGCCTGCTTTACAACTCGATGCCGGAACTGCCGGACGTGCTGCCCGAGGTGGCCGCGCGCGGCGCCTACGGCTGGGTACGCTGGACAGCGCATGACGCGGCCAACCGCATCGTCGTCGAGCGCCGTCACGAAGTCGACGACGAGTGGATGCTGACCATCTGGGGCGTGAGCTTTTTACTGTCGTCGACCTTCTTCAGCCTGCCGCTGCTGTTGATCCCGGCATGGCTGATCGTCGGCATTGGCCTGCGGCCGCTGCGCTCGATCGCGTCGAGCATCGCCCAGCGCACGGATGCCGACCTGACGCCGCTGCCCGACTCGAAGTACAAGGAACTCTCGCCGCTGGTGGTGGCGATCAACGGCCTGATGCATCGCCTCTCCCAACGCATCGAGCACGAACACGAGTTCCTGACCGACGCCGCGCACGAACTCAAGACGCCACTGGCGGCCATCCAGATCAACGCCCACGTCTTGATGAGCCGCGCCGGCGCCGAGATGGCCGAGCGCTGCGCGGAGCCGGCGGCCGGCCTGCGCAGCGGCGTCGCGCGCGCCACGCACACGGTGCACCAGTTGCTGGCGCTCGAACGCGCACGGGCCGAACCGCAGGTGGCGCAGGCGTGTCCGCTGACGAACGTGGCCGATTTCGTTCGTGAGCGCGTGGCAACGGCAGCGCACCTGGCGGTGCAACGCAATATCGAGATCGAATTCGACGCTGCCCCGGACGCCGGCGGCGTGCTGCCGCTGCATCTGGAAAGCATGGCGTCGGCGGTCGATAACCTGATCAGCAACGCAATCAAGTATTCACCGACGGATGGCCGCATCACCGTGCACCTGACGCGTGCTGCTCACGGCTACCGGCTGGCGATCTGCGACGGGGGGCCGGGGATTGCGCCGGATTTGCGCGACAAGGTATTCGAGCGGTTCTACCGGGTGCCGGGGCAGGAGCAGCTGGGTTCGGGGCTGGGGCTGGCGATTGCCGAACGGGGCGCTGCAAGGAACGGCGGCACGATTTCGCTGGAGGCAGGCGAGCATGGTCGCGGCGTGTGCGCGACCATCACGTTCACTGGCGCCGTCGGCTAG
- a CDS encoding response regulator transcription factor: MKILMIEDDLAIGQALLSVFQDEGHTAVWLRLAQGAAARMRSESFDAVVLDLGLPDGDGTDVLRALRDEGVRLPVLIISARDSLQDRLKGFDLGADDYLIKPFEIPELLVRLRAIVRRSHGALEENLWVAGDIELDENRMLVTRAGQSVTLSKTEFALLLTLMKQANRVLTRVELERRALPSGEGQSQTLDVHIFNLRKKVGEGVIRTVRGVGYMVQRDV; the protein is encoded by the coding sequence ATGAAAATTCTGATGATCGAAGACGATCTGGCGATCGGCCAGGCACTCTTGTCGGTGTTCCAGGACGAAGGCCACACGGCAGTCTGGCTGCGCCTGGCCCAGGGCGCGGCCGCGCGCATGCGCAGCGAATCGTTCGACGCCGTGGTGCTCGACCTGGGCCTGCCCGATGGCGACGGCACCGACGTGCTGCGCGCGCTGCGCGATGAAGGCGTGCGCCTGCCGGTCCTGATCATCAGCGCGCGCGACAGCCTGCAGGACCGCCTGAAGGGGTTCGACCTGGGCGCCGACGATTACCTGATCAAGCCCTTCGAGATTCCCGAACTGCTGGTGCGCCTGCGCGCGATCGTGCGCCGCAGCCACGGTGCACTCGAAGAAAACCTGTGGGTGGCGGGCGACATCGAACTGGACGAAAACCGCATGCTCGTCACGCGCGCCGGCCAGAGCGTCACGCTGTCAAAAACCGAATTCGCGCTGCTGCTTACCTTGATGAAGCAGGCCAACCGCGTGCTCACGCGCGTCGAACTCGAACGGCGCGCCCTGCCCTCCGGCGAAGGCCAGAGCCAGACGCTCGACGTACACATCTTCAACCTGCGCAAGAAAGTGGGCGAAGGCGTGATCCGCACCGTGCGCGGCGTCGGCTACATGGTGCAGCGTGACGTTTAG
- a CDS encoding glycoside hydrolase family 97 protein — protein sequence MRTSLLKMSLVALGMVISTGAFAAEDLMATVESPGKVLKVSLQVAPDGRLSYQVERNGQPVIAPSRLGFVLASDKPLDAGFAMERHLVTAHDSTWEQPWGERRTVRNHYSQLRVDVHQKKDGRRLAIVFRVFDDGVGFRYEFPKQANNRAVHIADELTEFVVAQPATAWWQQAGEVWALEYPIQKTPLREVGMANTPMTVRMENGTHIAFHEAALVDYASMWLRRVEGQRLRAHLTPSANGAPVVRTGSFTTPWRTMQIAGDAAGLYMSDLVLNLNEPNKLGDVSWVKPSKYVGVWWDMHLETKTWAAGDRLGATTEYTKRYIDFAAKNGFRGVLVEGWNPGWDSDWAGNGADMDFTRSTPRFDLPALAAYGKQKGVHLIGHHETGGNIAHYEKQLDAALRLYAKNGVDSIKTGYVTDGGAAQFMGKNGKVHFGYTDSQEGVRHYQKVVEDAARYKIAINTHEPVKDTGLRRTYPNWISREGARGVEYNAWGNPVNSVEHEANLVFTRMLSGPLDYTPGILSLEGKDKKPFNSTQAKQLANFVVIYSPVVMAADLIEHYDRYPGAFKFIRDVPTDWDDTRVLHGAVGEYATIARKDRNSSAWYVGSVTDGNARTLDLPLSFLDAGKSYVAEIYRDGDKADYRSERRFDLVIEKRNVKSTDTIKMVLAPGGGQAIRLVPAG from the coding sequence ATGCGTACCAGTTTATTGAAGATGAGCCTCGTGGCGCTGGGCATGGTGATCAGTACCGGCGCGTTCGCCGCTGAAGATCTGATGGCCACCGTCGAGTCGCCCGGCAAGGTGCTCAAGGTGTCGTTGCAGGTTGCCCCGGACGGGCGCCTGTCGTACCAGGTCGAGCGCAATGGCCAGCCGGTCATCGCCCCGTCGCGCCTGGGCTTCGTGCTGGCCAGCGACAAGCCGCTCGATGCCGGCTTCGCGATGGAGCGTCACCTGGTTACGGCCCATGACAGCACCTGGGAGCAGCCGTGGGGCGAGCGCCGCACGGTGCGCAATCACTACAGCCAGCTGCGCGTGGACGTCCACCAGAAGAAGGATGGCCGTCGCCTTGCCATCGTGTTTCGCGTGTTCGACGATGGCGTGGGCTTTCGCTACGAATTCCCGAAGCAGGCCAATAACCGCGCCGTGCACATCGCTGACGAGCTGACCGAATTCGTGGTGGCGCAGCCAGCCACCGCCTGGTGGCAGCAGGCCGGTGAAGTCTGGGCGCTGGAATACCCGATCCAGAAGACGCCACTGCGCGAAGTGGGCATGGCTAACACGCCGATGACGGTGCGCATGGAAAACGGCACGCACATCGCCTTCCACGAAGCAGCACTGGTCGACTACGCGTCGATGTGGCTGCGCCGGGTCGAAGGCCAGCGCCTGCGCGCGCACCTGACCCCGTCCGCCAATGGCGCGCCGGTCGTGCGCACCGGCAGCTTCACGACGCCATGGCGCACGATGCAGATCGCGGGTGATGCGGCGGGCCTGTACATGTCCGACCTCGTGCTGAACCTGAACGAGCCGAACAAACTGGGCGACGTTTCGTGGGTCAAGCCATCGAAGTACGTCGGCGTCTGGTGGGACATGCACCTCGAAACCAAAACCTGGGCCGCGGGCGACCGGCTCGGCGCGACGACCGAGTACACGAAGCGCTACATCGACTTCGCTGCGAAGAACGGCTTCCGTGGCGTGCTGGTCGAAGGCTGGAATCCGGGCTGGGACAGCGACTGGGCCGGCAACGGTGCGGACATGGACTTCACCCGTTCCACCCCGCGCTTCGACCTGCCGGCACTGGCAGCGTATGGCAAGCAGAAGGGAGTGCACCTGATCGGTCACCACGAGACCGGCGGCAATATCGCACACTACGAGAAGCAGCTGGATGCCGCGCTGCGCCTGTATGCAAAGAACGGCGTGGACAGCATCAAGACCGGCTACGTGACCGATGGCGGCGCGGCGCAGTTCATGGGCAAGAATGGCAAGGTCCATTTCGGCTATACGGACTCGCAAGAGGGCGTGCGTCACTATCAGAAGGTGGTCGAGGATGCGGCGCGCTACAAGATCGCGATCAACACGCACGAGCCGGTGAAGGACACGGGCCTGCGCCGCACCTATCCGAACTGGATCTCGCGTGAAGGTGCGCGCGGCGTGGAATACAACGCCTGGGGCAATCCGGTCAACAGCGTCGAGCATGAGGCCAATCTGGTGTTCACCCGCATGCTCAGCGGTCCGCTTGACTATACGCCGGGCATCCTGAGTCTGGAGGGCAAGGACAAGAAGCCGTTCAACTCGACCCAGGCCAAGCAGCTGGCCAACTTCGTCGTGATCTATTCGCCGGTGGTGATGGCGGCCGATCTGATCGAGCACTACGACCGCTATCCGGGCGCGTTCAAGTTCATCCGCGACGTGCCGACCGACTGGGACGATACGCGCGTGCTGCATGGCGCTGTCGGTGAATACGCCACCATCGCGCGCAAGGACCGCAACTCGAGCGCCTGGTACGTCGGCTCGGTCACCGATGGCAATGCGCGCACGCTCGATCTGCCGTTGTCGTTCCTCGATGCTGGCAAATCGTATGTGGCCGAAATCTACCGCGATGGCGACAAGGCGGATTACCGCAGCGAACGGCGCTTCGACCTGGTGATCGAGAAGCGCAATGTGAAGAGCACCGACACCATCAAGATGGTGCTGGCGCCGGGCGGCGGGCAGGCGATCCGGCTGGTGCCGGCCGGCTGA
- a CDS encoding MFS transporter has translation MSTSSSPSSTTSATTPAVPGAVMQILLSVAFVHLLNDCVQAVLPSIYPLLKHEFNLTFTQVGLITLTFQCTASLLQPWIGLYTDKRPIPFLLPAGMCVTLFGVGLLAWANSYPMLLVAAGMIGVGSSTFHPEASRVARLASGGRFGFAQSVFQVGGNAGSALGPLLAAAIVVGRGQAEIAWFMLLVLVAVAVLVGVSRWYSNHLMNMVKKAALHAGPALPRKKVIQALVVLALLVFSKYIYMASLQTYYTFFLIEKFKLPVGTAQMYLFLFLASVALGTFAGGPIGDKIGRKRVIWFSILGAAPFTIALPYADLFWTGVLSVIIGLVMSSAFSAIVVFAQELVPGKVGLISGIFFGLMFGISGVGAAAMGSIADVHGIAQVYQIASFLPLLGILAVLLPRIDTRR, from the coding sequence ATGTCCACATCTTCCTCGCCGTCCAGCACCACCTCCGCTACCACCCCGGCCGTCCCGGGTGCGGTCATGCAAATCCTTCTCTCGGTTGCCTTTGTCCACCTGCTCAATGATTGCGTGCAGGCTGTGCTGCCGTCGATCTACCCGCTCCTGAAGCACGAATTCAACCTGACCTTCACCCAGGTCGGCCTGATCACGCTGACGTTCCAGTGCACTGCCTCGCTGCTGCAGCCATGGATCGGCCTGTACACCGACAAGCGGCCGATCCCGTTCCTGCTGCCGGCCGGGATGTGCGTGACGCTGTTTGGGGTGGGCCTGCTCGCGTGGGCGAACAGCTATCCGATGCTGCTGGTTGCTGCCGGCATGATCGGCGTGGGCTCGTCGACCTTCCACCCGGAAGCCTCGCGCGTGGCGCGCCTGGCGTCGGGCGGGCGCTTCGGGTTTGCACAGTCGGTGTTCCAGGTTGGCGGCAATGCCGGCTCGGCCCTGGGGCCGTTGCTGGCGGCGGCGATCGTCGTCGGCCGCGGGCAAGCCGAGATCGCCTGGTTCATGCTGCTGGTGCTCGTTGCGGTGGCGGTGCTGGTGGGCGTGAGCCGCTGGTACAGCAACCACCTGATGAACATGGTCAAGAAGGCCGCGCTGCATGCCGGTCCGGCGCTGCCGCGCAAGAAGGTGATCCAGGCGCTGGTGGTGCTGGCGCTGCTGGTGTTCTCCAAGTACATCTATATGGCGAGCCTGCAGACCTATTACACCTTCTTCCTGATCGAGAAGTTCAAGCTACCGGTCGGCACCGCGCAAATGTACCTGTTCCTGTTCCTGGCATCGGTGGCGCTCGGCACGTTCGCGGGCGGGCCGATCGGCGACAAGATCGGGCGCAAGCGCGTGATCTGGTTCTCGATCCTGGGCGCGGCGCCGTTCACCATCGCGCTGCCGTACGCCGACCTGTTCTGGACCGGCGTGCTGTCGGTGATCATCGGCCTGGTGATGTCGTCGGCATTCTCGGCCATTGTCGTGTTCGCACAGGAACTGGTGCCGGGCAAGGTCGGCCTGATCTCGGGCATCTTCTTCGGCCTGATGTTCGGCATCAGCGGCGTGGGCGCGGCTGCAATGGGCAGCATCGCCGACGTGCACGGCATCGCGCAGGTGTACCAGATTGCCTCGTTCCTGCCACTGCTGGGCATCCTGGCCGTGCTGCTGCCGCGCATCGATACCCGGCGCTAG
- a CDS encoding PhzF family phenazine biosynthesis protein produces MRQDIELLAAFDDHGEGGNPAGVWIGAALPPAAEMAAMARDVGFSETAFAAPEGEGWRVRYFSPASEVPFCGHATIALGAALARRHGAGRFALTLNAAAITVEGRQDGARLQAALQSPPTRSRPAPAALVDAALALFGYGHADLDPRLPPACIHAGADHLFLALSSRAALAAMAYALDAGQALMAGHGLVTIVLAWAEHDNLFHTRNAFASGGVLEDPATGAAAAALAGYLRDLGWPHGGRIEIVQGEDMGMRSLITAEFTNEIGSPIRVAGSARML; encoded by the coding sequence ATGCGTCAGGACATTGAACTTCTCGCCGCCTTCGACGACCACGGTGAGGGCGGGAATCCGGCCGGCGTCTGGATCGGCGCGGCCTTGCCGCCGGCTGCCGAGATGGCCGCGATGGCGCGCGACGTCGGTTTTTCTGAAACCGCGTTTGCCGCGCCCGAAGGCGAGGGGTGGCGCGTGCGCTATTTTTCGCCGGCTTCCGAAGTGCCGTTCTGTGGCCATGCGACGATCGCCCTGGGCGCTGCGCTGGCACGCCGACATGGCGCTGGCCGCTTTGCGCTGACGCTGAACGCCGCCGCCATCACCGTCGAGGGCCGGCAGGATGGTGCCCGGCTGCAGGCGGCCCTGCAGTCGCCGCCCACCCGCAGCCGGCCCGCGCCGGCCGCTCTTGTCGACGCTGCGCTCGCGCTGTTCGGCTACGGGCACGCCGACCTCGATCCGCGCCTGCCGCCCGCGTGCATCCACGCCGGCGCTGACCACCTGTTCCTGGCGCTGTCCAGCCGCGCTGCGCTGGCGGCGATGGCGTACGCGCTCGACGCAGGTCAGGCATTGATGGCTGGCCACGGCCTGGTGACGATCGTGCTGGCCTGGGCCGAACACGATAACCTGTTTCATACGCGCAACGCTTTTGCCTCCGGTGGCGTGCTGGAGGATCCGGCCACGGGCGCCGCGGCGGCAGCGCTGGCCGGGTATCTGCGCGATCTCGGCTGGCCGCATGGCGGCCGGATCGAGATCGTGCAGGGCGAGGACATGGGCATGCGTTCGCTCATTACTGCCGAATTTACCAATGAAATTGGCAGCCCGATCCGTGTGGCGGGCAGCGCGCGGATGTTGTGA
- a CDS encoding EAL domain-containing protein produces the protein MPKLSHQFRASLPSALQAAVELILKIFSYYLIPIGIAVVSLIALVFWHDEYRTSGDVPLTMHVLADPAGTLDPASALGQARARPLTNTHDTHLSEAPVWFVVEPMPRPGAQVLEFPSRHALDIACWNAASLAPLGTASRSDSTGLLSADKAGFALSVAPLPRQLLCRGTFAGPARLTVVQWPIEQYVLSVKQYHRKSGLLDGGMIVLALFILITALINRQPVYVMFAGWLILNLRVGALSAGWDIQWLGQAVPSEWLLRSRAVTFTMYGIATLTLYQALLKDHLAEMRYVVPMRVMQWLCMPMLAAAILVPYGMYLPLMWGILACCFSLMTIGLFKIIVESRTRVAAWFAASFAVTFMASLAEVASAAFGMRELLGVINSVTAALASSLLAALAVAEQMRMETEKRQEAQEELEHAYKAMPVGLFTLDIYGHFLSVNPALQKMLGMTDFTAGRTAWRQYFTEASWAALHEQVHAKVEAEMELTSRDGGQRFQVSATLARSRIEGVLQDTTEKHKATEQLRFMANNDPLTKVFNRRGIEREFSNASASLAAGRPMALAYVDLDRFKLINDLFGHGAGDEVLKQVCERMGAMLAGGQQLGRVGGDEFVIVMPETAIPLASIIVRGIVDRLGSTPYRVGDKAFHVRASVGLIEVVPGMPMKDAVSTADRACREAKTGTGDGLVVYERDADAFRQRAAELDLVERLSGPAATDGLLLEMQPIMSLRTPFESLNFEVLLRMREPDGRIVPAGAVIVAAEKSGRASVIDRWVLTSTLAWIAEHNDELVNTRFVCMNLSGASLNDERFVQDTFDILGRYVHVASRLCLEITESVALHDLDNTRRFIDQVRGFGVKVALDDFGAGYTSFSYLKELPADVLKIDGNFIVNINAHPANVAIVEAIVSLAVNLGMKTIAEWAEDAATVQTLQEIGVDYVQGFVVARSMPPERILEGRSSASFIQDAALLALLSEWDKPPTSHLASVTRLH, from the coding sequence ATGCCCAAGCTTTCCCATCAGTTTCGTGCTTCGCTGCCATCCGCGTTGCAAGCGGCGGTCGAACTGATTCTCAAGATATTTTCTTACTACCTCATCCCGATCGGGATCGCGGTGGTGTCGCTGATCGCGCTCGTTTTCTGGCACGACGAATACCGCACCAGCGGCGACGTGCCGTTGACGATGCATGTGCTGGCCGATCCGGCCGGCACACTCGATCCTGCCAGCGCACTCGGGCAGGCGCGCGCGCGCCCGCTGACCAACACCCATGACACCCATCTGTCCGAAGCACCGGTCTGGTTCGTCGTCGAACCGATGCCGCGCCCGGGCGCACAGGTGCTCGAATTCCCGTCGCGCCATGCACTCGATATCGCCTGCTGGAATGCCGCCTCGCTGGCCCCGCTGGGCACTGCCAGCCGCAGCGACAGCACCGGTCTGCTGAGCGCCGACAAGGCCGGCTTCGCGCTGAGCGTCGCGCCGTTGCCGCGCCAGTTGCTGTGCCGCGGCACGTTTGCGGGCCCGGCCCGCCTGACGGTCGTGCAGTGGCCCATCGAGCAGTATGTGCTGTCGGTCAAGCAGTACCACCGCAAGTCGGGGCTGCTCGATGGCGGCATGATCGTGCTGGCGCTGTTCATCCTGATCACGGCACTGATCAACCGGCAACCGGTATACGTCATGTTCGCCGGCTGGCTGATCCTGAACCTGCGCGTGGGGGCGCTGTCGGCCGGCTGGGACATCCAGTGGCTCGGCCAGGCGGTACCGTCCGAATGGCTGCTGCGCAGCCGCGCCGTCACGTTCACGATGTACGGCATCGCGACGCTGACGCTGTACCAGGCGCTGCTGAAGGATCACCTGGCCGAGATGCGCTACGTGGTGCCGATGCGCGTCATGCAGTGGCTGTGCATGCCGATGCTGGCCGCCGCCATCCTGGTCCCGTATGGCATGTACCTGCCGCTGATGTGGGGCATCCTGGCGTGCTGCTTCTCGTTGATGACGATCGGCCTGTTCAAGATCATCGTCGAATCGCGCACGCGGGTCGCGGCCTGGTTCGCGGCGTCGTTCGCCGTCACCTTCATGGCGTCGCTGGCCGAGGTCGCGTCGGCCGCGTTCGGCATGCGCGAACTGCTGGGCGTGATCAACAGCGTCACCGCCGCGCTCGCGTCGAGCCTGCTGGCGGCGCTGGCCGTGGCCGAACAGATGCGCATGGAAACCGAGAAGCGCCAGGAAGCACAGGAAGAACTCGAGCATGCGTACAAGGCGATGCCGGTGGGCCTGTTCACGCTCGATATCTACGGCCACTTCCTGAGCGTGAATCCGGCGCTGCAGAAGATGCTCGGCATGACCGACTTCACGGCGGGCCGTACGGCGTGGCGCCAGTACTTCACTGAAGCGAGCTGGGCCGCCCTGCACGAGCAGGTCCATGCGAAAGTCGAAGCCGAGATGGAGCTGACGAGCCGCGACGGCGGCCAGCGCTTCCAGGTCAGCGCCACGCTGGCCAGGTCGCGCATCGAAGGCGTGCTGCAGGACACCACCGAAAAACACAAGGCCACCGAGCAGCTGCGCTTCATGGCCAACAACGATCCATTGACCAAGGTCTTCAACCGGCGCGGCATCGAGCGCGAGTTCAGCAATGCCAGCGCTAGCCTGGCCGCCGGTCGACCGATGGCGCTGGCATATGTCGACCTCGACCGCTTCAAGCTGATCAACGATCTGTTCGGGCACGGCGCCGGCGATGAAGTGCTCAAGCAGGTGTGCGAGCGCATGGGCGCGATGCTGGCCGGCGGCCAGCAACTGGGCCGCGTGGGCGGCGACGAATTCGTGATCGTGATGCCCGAGACAGCGATACCGCTGGCCTCGATCATCGTCCGCGGCATCGTCGACCGGCTCGGCAGCACGCCATACCGCGTCGGTGACAAGGCGTTCCACGTGCGGGCGTCGGTCGGCCTGATCGAAGTGGTGCCAGGCATGCCGATGAAGGATGCCGTCTCCACCGCCGACCGCGCCTGCCGCGAAGCCAAAACTGGCACGGGCGACGGCCTGGTTGTGTACGAGCGCGACGCCGATGCGTTCCGTCAGCGCGCCGCCGAACTCGACCTGGTCGAGCGCCTGTCGGGGCCGGCTGCCACCGATGGCCTGCTGCTTGAGATGCAGCCGATCATGTCGCTGCGTACGCCGTTCGAATCGCTCAATTTCGAGGTGCTGCTGCGCATGCGCGAGCCGGATGGCCGCATCGTGCCGGCCGGCGCCGTGATTGTCGCCGCCGAAAAGAGTGGGCGCGCGAGCGTGATCGACCGCTGGGTGCTCACGAGTACGCTGGCCTGGATCGCCGAGCACAACGACGAACTGGTCAATACCCGCTTCGTCTGCATGAACCTGTCGGGCGCATCCCTCAATGACGAGCGCTTTGTGCAGGACACGTTCGACATTCTCGGCCGCTATGTGCACGTTGCCAGCCGCCTGTGTCTCGAAATCACCGAAAGCGTTGCCTTGCACGATCTGGACAACACGCGCCGCTTCATCGACCAGGTACGTGGCTTCGGCGTGAAGGTGGCGCTGGACGACTTCGGCGCCGGCTACACCTCGTTCTCGTACCTGAAAGAGCTGCCGGCGGACGTGCTCAAGATCGACGGCAATTTCATCGTCAATATCAATGCGCATCCGGCCAATGTGGCGATCGTCGAGGCGATCGTTAGCCTTGCCGTGAATCTGGGCATGAAGACAATCGCGGAATGGGCCGAGGACGCGGCGACGGTCCAGACGCTGCAGGAAATCGGTGTCGATTACGTGCAGGGGTTCGTCGTGGCGCGCTCGATGCCGCCGGAGCGCATTCTGGAGGGCCGCTCCAGCGCCAGCTTCATCCAGGATGCCGCGTTGCTGGCATTGTTGAGCGAGTGGGACAAGCCGCCCACGTCACATCTGGCCAGCGTCACGCGCTTGCATTAA
- a CDS encoding DUF4124 domain-containing protein, with the protein MKRHFCQLCLLAATMMAAPVAFSETSIVKCVDDEGRVTLTDRPCEVGATTVQMASEPANEGVTRVHAYPLVAEASTLPPPRAMQRSHVPTPRAAEKPLASDVATLKAARAQFVLSDVRSTPALAGLD; encoded by the coding sequence ATGAAGCGTCATTTCTGCCAACTGTGCCTGCTGGCCGCCACCATGATGGCTGCACCGGTCGCGTTTTCCGAGACCAGCATCGTCAAGTGCGTCGATGACGAAGGGCGTGTGACGCTGACCGACCGGCCTTGTGAAGTCGGCGCAACGACCGTGCAGATGGCGAGCGAACCAGCCAACGAAGGTGTGACCCGTGTCCACGCGTACCCTCTGGTCGCCGAGGCCAGCACCTTGCCGCCACCGCGCGCGATGCAACGTAGTCATGTTCCGACCCCGCGTGCAGCAGAAAAACCGCTGGCCAGTGACGTTGCCACGCTGAAGGCGGCGCGCGCCCAGTTCGTATTGAGTGACGTGCGGTCTACCCCGGCATTGGCGGGCCTCGACTGA
- a CDS encoding 2-hydroxyacid dehydrogenase has translation MKTAVFSARRYDKTMLAQANDGVGHALLFIEERLSVQTASQAAGCVAVCVFVNDTVDAAVLEILARQGTRLVATRSTGYNHIDAAAARRLGIEVVRVTDYSPNSVAEFAVGLLLAVNRKIARASVRTREGNFDLDGLMGFDLHGKTVGVIGTGKIGLIFARIMAGFGCTLVGHDLYPTPAFEALGGRYTGVDELLACSDVVSLHCPLLDATHHIVDAAALARVKRGCVLINTSRGGLVDTDAVVQALKTGQLGGLAIDVYEQEASLFFQDLSSTIILDDVIQRLVSFPNVIVTGHQAFFTVEAIGQIMRTTIDSISAFERGEALVNRIPG, from the coding sequence GTGAAAACAGCCGTATTCAGTGCACGTCGCTATGACAAGACCATGCTGGCGCAGGCCAACGATGGCGTCGGCCATGCGTTGCTGTTCATCGAAGAGCGGCTCAGTGTCCAGACGGCGAGCCAGGCAGCCGGGTGCGTGGCGGTCTGCGTGTTCGTCAACGACACGGTCGATGCTGCCGTGCTGGAGATCCTGGCGCGGCAGGGCACGCGCCTCGTGGCCACGCGCTCGACCGGCTACAACCATATCGACGCCGCCGCCGCGCGCCGGCTCGGTATCGAGGTGGTACGCGTGACCGACTATTCACCGAATTCGGTCGCCGAATTCGCGGTCGGCCTGTTGCTGGCCGTGAACCGCAAGATCGCGCGTGCCAGCGTGCGCACGCGCGAAGGCAACTTCGACCTCGACGGTCTGATGGGCTTTGACTTGCACGGCAAGACGGTCGGCGTGATCGGCACCGGCAAGATCGGGCTGATCTTTGCCCGCATCATGGCCGGTTTCGGCTGTACGCTCGTGGGTCACGACCTGTATCCGACGCCGGCGTTCGAGGCGCTCGGTGGCCGCTACACGGGCGTGGACGAGCTGCTCGCCTGCAGCGACGTGGTCTCGCTCCATTGCCCGCTGCTGGACGCGACGCACCACATCGTCGATGCGGCCGCACTGGCGCGCGTCAAGCGCGGCTGCGTGCTGATCAACACCAGTCGTGGCGGGCTGGTCGATACCGATGCCGTGGTCCAGGCGCTCAAGACCGGCCAGCTGGGAGGATTGGCAATCGACGTCTACGAGCAGGAAGCGAGCCTGTTCTTCCAGGACCTGTCGTCGACGATCATCCTCGACGACGTGATCCAGCGCCTGGTGTCGTTCCCGAACGTGATCGTCACCGGCCATCAGGCGTTCTTCACGGTCGAAGCGATCGGCCAGATCATGCGCACCACTATTGACAGCATCAGCGCATTCGAGCGCGGCGAGGCGCTGGTCAACCGCATTCCCGGCTGA